A genomic window from Flintibacter sp. KGMB00164 includes:
- a CDS encoding amidohydrolase produces the protein MSVLFANVTAVTMDPTQPVLENAFVAVEGTKIVSVGTVRPEGTFDRVVEGKGKVLMPGLVNCHTHVPMTLMRGYGGGHDLQHWLNDFIFPAEAKLDDRAVAAGAALGLAEMIASGTTCIADMYMHTGTIAQEIMKAGISANLSCGGVYFGAPEDFSPEKCNDCRNQQELTEQWHGAGNGQILVDASIHAEYTSNPPLWQWMADYAAQHKLGMQVHISETRLEHESCLEKYGKTPVALLDQYGVWERGGTAAHCVWVTDEDMALMAQKHITAVHNPVSNLKLGSGVARVPQLLKAGVNVTLGTDGVSSNNNTDLFEEIKLAAILHKGVQHDPMAVTAHEALAMATVNGARALGRDTGVIAPGKLADLILVDFSAPNLMPCHDVEENLVYAARGSNVEMNMARGQVIYEKGEFFTLDLERIRYEVEHYALPKIFPQA, from the coding sequence ATGTCTGTTTTATTTGCCAACGTCACCGCTGTGACCATGGACCCCACCCAGCCGGTGCTGGAGAACGCCTTTGTGGCGGTGGAGGGAACGAAAATCGTCTCCGTGGGGACGGTGCGCCCGGAGGGAACCTTTGACCGGGTGGTGGAGGGCAAGGGCAAGGTGCTCATGCCCGGCCTTGTAAACTGCCACACCCACGTGCCTATGACCCTCATGCGGGGCTATGGTGGGGGTCACGATTTGCAGCACTGGCTCAACGACTTCATTTTCCCCGCCGAGGCTAAGCTGGACGACCGGGCCGTGGCCGCCGGAGCGGCTCTGGGCCTAGCCGAGATGATCGCCAGCGGCACCACCTGTATTGCGGATATGTATATGCACACCGGCACCATCGCCCAGGAGATCATGAAGGCGGGCATCTCCGCCAATCTGTCCTGCGGCGGGGTGTACTTCGGCGCGCCCGAGGATTTTTCCCCCGAAAAGTGTAACGACTGCCGCAACCAGCAGGAGCTCACGGAGCAGTGGCACGGCGCGGGAAATGGGCAGATCCTGGTAGATGCCTCCATCCACGCGGAGTATACCTCCAATCCGCCCTTGTGGCAGTGGATGGCCGACTACGCCGCCCAGCACAAGTTGGGCATGCAGGTGCACATCTCCGAGACCCGGCTGGAGCATGAGAGCTGCCTGGAGAAATACGGCAAGACCCCGGTGGCTCTGCTGGACCAGTACGGCGTGTGGGAGCGGGGAGGCACCGCCGCCCACTGCGTGTGGGTCACCGACGAGGATATGGCCCTTATGGCTCAAAAGCACATTACCGCCGTCCACAACCCGGTGTCCAACCTGAAGCTGGGCTCCGGTGTGGCCCGGGTGCCCCAGCTGCTGAAGGCGGGGGTCAACGTGACCTTGGGCACCGACGGCGTGTCCTCCAACAACAATACCGACCTGTTTGAGGAGATCAAGCTGGCTGCCATCCTCCACAAGGGGGTCCAGCATGACCCCATGGCGGTCACCGCCCACGAGGCGCTTGCCATGGCCACCGTCAACGGAGCCCGGGCTCTGGGCCGGGACACCGGCGTTATTGCGCCGGGGAAGCTGGCCGACCTCATTTTGGTGGACTTCAGCGCCCCCAACCTGATGCCCTGCCACGACGTGGAGGAAAATCTGGTCTACGCCGCCCGTGGCTCCAATGTGGAGATGAATATGGCCCGGGGACAGGTCATATATGAGAAGGGGGAGTTCTTCACCCTGGACCTGGAGCGCATCCGCTATGAGGTGGAGCACTACGCCCTGCCGAAAATTTTCCCGCAAGCCTGA
- a CDS encoding purine-nucleoside phosphorylase, translated as MSYTIEHYRASADFLRARLGSFVPKVAMILGSGLGYLGDQVENPIAVDYKDIPNFKASTAPGHKGRLVFGTLEGQKVAVMQGRMHHYEGYSYEEVTYAVRVLRLLGCDTLVVTNAAGCVNTDWKAGELMLITDHIKMFSESPLRGENLPEFGVRFPDASKLYTPRLRQVARDCAGKLGLTLREGVYFYCYGPQYETPAEIRAARILGGDAVGMSTAPEVIVAGHCGMEVLGFTLLSNMAAGILDQPLSEEEVLIAGEHAREDFSALVRACLRDM; from the coding sequence ATGTCCTATACCATAGAGCATTACCGGGCGAGCGCGGACTTTTTACGCGCCCGCCTGGGCAGTTTTGTCCCTAAGGTGGCTATGATTTTGGGTTCCGGCCTGGGCTATCTGGGTGACCAGGTAGAAAATCCCATCGCCGTGGATTACAAAGACATCCCCAACTTCAAGGCCTCCACCGCACCGGGCCACAAGGGCCGTCTGGTGTTCGGCACCCTGGAGGGCCAGAAGGTGGCGGTGATGCAGGGCCGGATGCACCACTACGAGGGCTACTCCTATGAGGAGGTCACCTACGCGGTGCGGGTACTGCGTCTGCTGGGGTGCGACACCCTGGTGGTTACCAACGCCGCCGGCTGTGTGAACACCGACTGGAAGGCCGGAGAGCTGATGCTCATTACCGACCACATTAAAATGTTCTCCGAGTCCCCCCTGCGGGGCGAGAACCTGCCCGAGTTCGGGGTGCGCTTCCCCGACGCCTCCAAGCTGTATACCCCCCGCCTGCGCCAGGTGGCCCGGGACTGCGCCGGAAAGCTGGGCCTCACCCTGCGGGAGGGTGTCTATTTCTACTGCTACGGTCCCCAGTACGAGACCCCGGCGGAGATCCGGGCGGCCCGGATCCTGGGCGGCGACGCGGTGGGCATGTCCACAGCCCCCGAGGTCATTGTGGCGGGCCACTGCGGCATGGAGGTGCTGGGCTTTACCCTGCTTAGCAACATGGCTGCCGGTATTCTGGACCAGCCTCTCAGCGAGGAGGAGGTCCTCATCGCCGGGGAGCACGCCCGGGAGGACTTCTCCGCCCTGGTGCGCGCCTGCCTGCGGGATATGTGA
- a CDS encoding zinc ribbon domain-containing protein encodes MDDKVKELLDRIRSTAADAADAAAGTARVAGKRAGQMVDVAKLNVQLFDLSGEYNDVLRQLGEVMYQTHKGESQDEEKIAGLLTQADELSGKIAELRERIAALRQSRTCPNCGAVCGKDDQFCRRCGGSL; translated from the coding sequence ATGGACGACAAGGTGAAGGAACTGCTGGACCGAATCCGGAGCACGGCGGCCGATGCAGCCGACGCCGCGGCAGGCACCGCACGGGTGGCGGGCAAGCGGGCCGGCCAGATGGTGGACGTGGCCAAGCTGAATGTGCAGCTGTTTGACCTGAGCGGAGAGTATAACGACGTGCTGCGCCAGCTGGGCGAAGTGATGTACCAGACCCACAAGGGGGAGAGCCAGGACGAGGAGAAGATCGCGGGCCTGCTCACCCAGGCTGACGAGCTCTCCGGAAAGATCGCCGAGCTCAGAGAGCGCATCGCCGCCCTGCGCCAGTCCCGCACCTGCCCCAACTGCGGCGCGGTGTGCGGCAAGGACGACCAGTTCTGCCGCCGGTGCGGCGGAAGCCTGTAA
- the rpoN gene encoding RNA polymerase factor sigma-54: MNLELSLKQTLKLTPQMLQSMEVLQMSTQELADYIQDLVQMNPAAELTEPAAQSDESEEMWRRLQSLADADHQNRQYLSPDREELDPLARVGTDGGLGETLVLHLTRQLERSHASTLVLRAAQFLCACLDENGYLRDELEDLSQASRLPLSALEQGLHLIQSLDPAGVGARDLSQCLALQLQRRGETGPALEIVLHHLERLGRKQYHAIAQEMGISQKEVLRAQSLIQELDPRPGAAFASRDETSYLVPDLVVIQDEQGLTVAYQDSYLPGLHLSGYYCKLQKQSADPEVKQYLTDKIKQAQWAIQAVEQRRSTLLSCAQVIVRRQESFFRPGGHLSPLRLADVAQELSIHESTVSRAIREKYLQCSRGVYPLSFFFSREGGTEGTSVHQIKERLRQLVDREDKKHPLSDQKLCEQLETEGCAISRRTVAKYRDELGIPSASGRKEIH; encoded by the coding sequence GTGAATCTGGAGCTGTCACTGAAACAAACCTTGAAATTGACCCCGCAGATGCTCCAGTCCATGGAGGTGCTGCAGATGAGCACCCAGGAACTGGCGGACTACATTCAGGACCTGGTCCAGATGAACCCCGCCGCCGAGCTCACCGAGCCTGCCGCCCAGAGCGACGAGAGCGAGGAGATGTGGCGGCGTCTGCAGTCTCTGGCCGATGCCGACCACCAAAACCGCCAATATCTCTCCCCCGACCGGGAGGAACTGGACCCCCTGGCCCGGGTAGGCACCGACGGCGGCCTGGGCGAGACCCTGGTACTCCACCTCACCCGCCAGCTGGAGCGCAGCCACGCCTCCACCCTGGTGCTGCGTGCCGCCCAGTTTCTATGTGCCTGCCTGGATGAAAACGGCTACCTCCGGGATGAGCTGGAGGACCTGTCCCAGGCCTCCCGTCTGCCCTTGAGCGCCCTGGAACAGGGCCTTCATCTGATCCAGAGCCTGGACCCGGCTGGAGTGGGCGCCCGGGATCTGTCCCAGTGCCTGGCCCTGCAGCTGCAGCGCCGGGGCGAAACCGGCCCCGCACTGGAGATTGTCCTCCACCACCTGGAGCGGCTGGGCCGCAAGCAGTATCACGCCATTGCCCAGGAGATGGGCATTTCCCAGAAGGAGGTCCTGCGGGCTCAGAGTCTCATCCAGGAGCTGGACCCCCGACCCGGCGCCGCCTTTGCCAGCCGGGACGAGACCTCCTACCTGGTCCCCGACCTGGTGGTCATCCAGGACGAGCAGGGTCTCACCGTGGCCTATCAGGACTCCTACCTCCCCGGCCTTCATCTCAGCGGCTACTACTGCAAGCTGCAAAAGCAGAGCGCCGACCCGGAGGTCAAGCAGTACCTCACCGACAAAATCAAGCAGGCCCAGTGGGCCATTCAGGCGGTGGAGCAGCGCCGCTCCACCCTATTATCCTGCGCCCAGGTCATCGTGCGCCGGCAGGAGAGCTTCTTCCGCCCCGGGGGGCACCTGTCCCCTCTGCGCCTGGCCGATGTGGCCCAGGAGCTGTCTATCCACGAGTCCACCGTTAGCCGGGCCATCCGGGAGAAGTATCTGCAGTGCAGCCGGGGCGTGTACCCGCTGAGCTTTTTCTTCTCCCGGGAGGGAGGCACCGAGGGCACCTCAGTACACCAGATCAAGGAGCGGCTGCGGCAGCTGGTGGACCGGGAGGACAAGAAGCATCCTCTCTCCGACCAGAAGCTGTGTGAGCAGCTGGAGACGGAGGGCTGCGCCATCTCCCGGCGCACTGTTGCCAAGTACCGGGACGAGCTGGGCATCCCCAGCGCCTCGGGGAGAAAAGAGATCCACTAA
- a CDS encoding HAD family hydrolase has translation MKHYRAICFDFDYTLGDSTDSIVGGFQYAFERMGLPIPDRDTVRGTVGYLLEDAYEMLTGDSDKEHRAQFRAYFLEVARPRQVEETTLFPGTAELLQGLHSRGVRLGIVSTKTGETISRIMERFGLRDTLELILGSYDVTHHKPHPEGILKALDQMGVAPEEFLYCGDTILDAQAAQGAGVDFAAVLNGTTQAPAFAPYPCVHIAPDLTELAQWLEGRA, from the coding sequence ATGAAACACTATCGCGCCATCTGTTTTGACTTTGACTATACCCTGGGCGACTCCACCGACTCCATCGTGGGCGGCTTCCAGTACGCCTTTGAGCGCATGGGCCTGCCCATTCCCGACCGTGACACGGTGCGTGGCACGGTGGGCTACCTGCTGGAGGACGCCTATGAGATGCTCACCGGAGACAGCGACAAGGAGCACCGCGCCCAGTTCCGCGCCTACTTTCTGGAGGTGGCCCGCCCCCGCCAGGTGGAGGAGACCACCCTGTTTCCCGGCACGGCGGAGCTGCTGCAAGGCCTTCACAGCCGGGGCGTACGCCTTGGCATTGTAAGCACCAAGACGGGCGAGACCATCTCCCGCATTATGGAGCGCTTTGGCCTGCGGGACACCCTGGAGCTCATTCTGGGCAGCTACGACGTCACCCACCACAAGCCCCACCCGGAGGGCATTTTAAAGGCCCTGGACCAGATGGGTGTGGCTCCGGAGGAATTCCTCTACTGCGGAGACACCATTCTGGATGCCCAGGCCGCCCAGGGCGCGGGGGTGGACTTTGCCGCCGTCCTCAACGGCACCACCCAGGCCCCGGCCTTTGCCCCCTACCCCTGTGTCCATATCGCCCCCGACCTCACTGAGCTGGCCCAGTGGCTGGAGGGCAGAGCGTGA
- a CDS encoding tRNA-dihydrouridine synthase family protein, which yields MKYYFAPMEGVTGAEFRRAHHQVFGGVDAYYMPFLSPTQDHVFTPRELRGILPENNPGFRAVPQLLTRNVEDFLWAAGELAALGYDEVNLNLGCPSGTVTAKGKGAGLLQRRDTLEELLEGIFSKTPVKLSIKTRLGWEDPVEFGPLLELFSRYPVSLLIIHPRVRQDFYREKVRLDAFAQALEVYPGPVCFNGGLVTPEDCKAFHARFPQVEHVMIGQGLLADPALTRKAKGGSAATVDELRAFHDLLYRTYLSLFSGERSTVFHMKELWSYLSRLFEDSARPLKKIRKADRSAPYEAAVEEMFARPLRRDALWEESNIDLS from the coding sequence GTGAAGTACTATTTTGCCCCCATGGAGGGAGTCACCGGGGCGGAGTTCCGCCGCGCCCACCACCAGGTGTTCGGCGGCGTGGACGCCTACTACATGCCCTTCCTCTCCCCCACCCAGGACCACGTGTTCACACCCCGGGAGCTGCGGGGGATTTTGCCGGAAAACAACCCTGGTTTTCGCGCCGTACCCCAGCTGCTCACCCGGAATGTGGAAGATTTCCTCTGGGCCGCGGGAGAGCTGGCGGCCCTGGGCTATGACGAGGTCAACCTGAACCTGGGCTGCCCCTCGGGCACCGTCACCGCCAAGGGCAAGGGCGCGGGACTTCTCCAGCGCCGGGACACCCTGGAGGAGCTGCTGGAGGGTATCTTCTCCAAAACTCCGGTCAAGCTATCCATAAAAACCCGGCTGGGCTGGGAGGACCCCGTGGAGTTCGGCCCCCTGCTGGAGCTCTTCTCCCGCTACCCTGTCTCCCTGCTCATCATCCACCCCCGGGTGCGCCAGGACTTCTACCGCGAAAAGGTCCGCCTGGACGCCTTTGCCCAGGCGCTGGAGGTCTACCCCGGGCCGGTGTGCTTCAACGGCGGCCTGGTCACGCCCGAAGATTGCAAGGCATTTCACGCCCGCTTTCCCCAGGTGGAACACGTGATGATCGGCCAGGGTCTGCTGGCCGACCCCGCCCTGACCCGGAAGGCCAAGGGCGGAAGCGCCGCCACCGTGGACGAGCTGCGTGCCTTCCATGACCTGCTCTACCGCACCTATCTCTCCCTCTTCTCGGGGGAGCGAAGCACGGTATTTCATATGAAGGAGCTGTGGAGCTACCTCTCCCGCCTGTTTGAGGACAGCGCCCGCCCCCTGAAGAAAATCCGCAAGGCCGACCGCTCCGCCCCCTATGAAGCGGCAGTGGAAGAAATGTTCGCCCGGCCTCTGCGCCGGGACGCCCTCTGGGAAGAATCTAACATAGATTTGTCTTGA
- the mgtE gene encoding magnesium transporter, whose product MHENYDLDQLLELVRTKQFRRLRELLEDMNEVDIAEFLDELGPEETILVFRLLPKEVAAEVFTELEDSDDQERLINALSDKELREVLDELYLDDTVDLIEDMPANVVSRILRNTDATTRTQINQLLNYPKDSAGSIMTTEYVYLHPNATVEESFARIRKVGMDKETVYTCYVTQRRVLLGVVTVRRMLLSSYDTRIGDIMETNVLSVNTHEDKEDVAQLLNKYDLYALPVVDGEDRLVGIITFDDAMDVIEEETTEDFEKMAAILPSDKPYLKTGVLETWKARIPWLLLLMLSATFTGIIITSFESALAACVVLTSFIPMLSGTGGNSGSQSSVAVIRALSLDEIDFSDMVLVVWKEIRVAVLCGVCLACANFVKMMIVDRWLMHNPEVTPLVALVVCLTLVFTVICAKVVGCTLPMCAEKIGIDPAVMASPFITTIVDALSLLIYFFIATHLLGLNT is encoded by the coding sequence ATGCACGAGAATTATGATCTGGACCAGCTGCTGGAGCTGGTCCGCACCAAGCAGTTCCGCCGCCTGCGGGAATTGCTGGAAGATATGAACGAGGTGGACATCGCCGAATTTCTGGACGAACTGGGTCCGGAGGAGACCATTCTGGTCTTCCGTCTGCTGCCCAAGGAGGTAGCCGCCGAGGTGTTCACCGAGCTGGAGGACTCCGACGATCAGGAGCGGCTCATCAACGCCCTGAGCGATAAGGAACTGCGGGAGGTGCTGGACGAGCTGTACCTGGACGATACCGTGGACCTCATCGAGGACATGCCCGCCAACGTGGTCAGCCGTATCCTGCGCAACACCGACGCCACCACCCGCACCCAGATTAACCAGCTGCTCAACTATCCCAAAGACTCCGCCGGCTCCATCATGACCACCGAGTATGTCTACCTCCACCCCAACGCCACCGTGGAGGAGTCCTTTGCCCGCATCCGGAAAGTCGGCATGGATAAGGAGACGGTGTACACCTGTTACGTCACCCAGCGCCGGGTATTGCTGGGCGTGGTCACGGTACGCCGGATGCTGCTCTCCTCCTACGATACCCGCATCGGCGACATCATGGAGACCAACGTTCTCTCGGTAAACACCCATGAGGACAAGGAGGACGTGGCCCAGTTGCTGAACAAGTACGACCTGTACGCCCTGCCCGTGGTGGACGGCGAGGACCGGCTGGTGGGCATCATCACCTTCGACGACGCCATGGACGTTATCGAGGAGGAGACCACCGAGGACTTCGAAAAGATGGCCGCTATCCTCCCCTCCGACAAGCCCTATTTAAAGACCGGCGTGCTTGAGACCTGGAAGGCTCGCATCCCGTGGCTGCTGCTTCTGATGCTCTCGGCCACCTTCACCGGCATCATCATCACCAGCTTTGAAAGCGCCCTGGCCGCCTGCGTGGTGCTCACCTCCTTCATCCCCATGCTCTCGGGTACCGGCGGCAACTCCGGTTCCCAGTCATCGGTAGCCGTGATACGTGCCTTATCACTGGACGAAATCGACTTTTCCGACATGGTTCTGGTGGTATGGAAGGAGATCCGGGTGGCAGTGCTGTGCGGTGTGTGTCTGGCCTGCGCCAACTTTGTGAAAATGATGATCGTGGACCGCTGGCTCATGCACAACCCGGAGGTCACCCCTCTGGTGGCTCTGGTAGTGTGCCTTACCCTGGTATTCACCGTCATCTGCGCCAAGGTGGTGGGCTGCACCCTCCCCATGTGCGCGGAGAAGATCGGCATCGATCCGGCCGTCATGGCCTCCCCCTTCATCACCACCATCGTGGACGCTCTGTCCCTGCTCATCTACTTCTTTATTGCCACTCATCTGTTGGGTCTGAACACCTAA
- a CDS encoding DUF4230 domain-containing protein — MSQVKRGISPLSLFKQGKLIIFGVLLAIICFAVGFFSGGRQEKAPTLSSITVENQLQQISQLATVRYSYTNMGQFENSNEFYGIKLPFTTKSFIVAYDGTIIAGVDLTQAKVTITDQKVTISLPAPQILSHEVDPNSLEVFDETTSIFNPITIEDYTGFQADQQGVMEEKAIQSGLLTQAKDQAETAIGGLITPLLQEGQALEIAVADPE, encoded by the coding sequence ATGTCTCAGGTCAAGCGGGGTATTTCCCCACTGTCCCTGTTCAAGCAGGGAAAACTTATCATTTTTGGCGTGCTGCTGGCCATTATCTGCTTTGCCGTGGGCTTTTTCAGCGGCGGGCGGCAGGAGAAAGCACCGACTCTTTCCTCCATCACCGTGGAGAACCAGCTCCAGCAGATCAGCCAGCTGGCCACCGTGCGCTACTCCTACACCAACATGGGGCAGTTTGAAAACAGCAACGAATTTTACGGCATCAAGCTTCCCTTTACCACCAAGAGCTTCATCGTGGCCTATGACGGCACGATCATTGCCGGCGTGGACCTGACCCAGGCCAAGGTGACCATCACCGACCAGAAGGTGACCATCTCTCTGCCTGCGCCCCAGATCCTCTCCCACGAGGTGGACCCCAACAGTCTGGAGGTCTTTGACGAGACCACCAGCATCTTCAACCCCATCACCATTGAGGACTACACCGGCTTCCAGGCCGACCAGCAGGGCGTCATGGAGGAAAAGGCCATCCAAAGCGGTCTGCTCACCCAGGCCAAGGACCAGGCCGAGACCGCCATCGGCGGACTCATCACCCCTCTGCTCCAGGAGGGACAGGCCCTGGAGATCGCCGTGGCCGATCCCGAATGA
- a CDS encoding cell division protein ZapA — protein sequence MKNKITVAIAGQEYTMVAEEDENYVHRCATLVDSQVRDVMDGARLGRSDAAVLAAMNIADQFFREQEASENLRRQIKDGLDENARLKMELSEAKREIFKLQNAHKS from the coding sequence ATGAAAAACAAGATTACCGTCGCCATCGCGGGCCAGGAGTACACGATGGTAGCCGAGGAAGACGAAAACTACGTACACCGCTGTGCCACCCTGGTGGACAGCCAGGTGCGGGATGTGATGGATGGTGCCCGTCTGGGCCGCTCCGATGCGGCAGTGCTGGCCGCTATGAACATCGCCGACCAGTTCTTCCGGGAGCAGGAGGCCAGCGAAAATCTCCGCCGCCAGATCAAAGACGGTCTGGATGAGAACGCCCGGCTGAAGATGGAGCTCTCCGAGGCCAAGCGGGAGATCTTCAAACTGCAGAACGCTCACAAATCCTAA
- a CDS encoding U32 family peptidase, producing MLELLSPAGSMESVTAAVQNGANAVYLGYGDFNARRNAKNFTREEVAAAVSYCHTRGTKVHLTLNTLLTDRELPAAAQVAGEINEMGVDAVIVQDLGVARMLHQVAPQLALHASTQMTVHSLDGVKECAKLGFTRAVLSRELSRDQIRYICQNSPIEIETFAHGALCMCYSGQCYLSSVIGGRSGNRGLCAQPCRLKYGWGNRANEYPLSLKDMSLADYLQELEEMGVCCLKIEGRMKRPEYVAIVTGIYARAIREGRSPTPEELEQLEAAFSRQGFTQGYYLDKKGPDMFGVRQESEPPRELYAQARTTYESGENRKELIRMYAMIRTGEPAQVAAQDLLGNVARVEGAVPEAAVNVPLTAEKVEGQLKRTGGTPYECEKVTAYVDEGLSLPLSALNALRRQALEELSRQRGLPPQREKGEFHPGVRYENPKGAPQITLSVRSAQQITPALLALQPARIYLPSDEGAACPDAIRACQQAGVEVAVLLPRICWDREKNKLEQELKVFQDLGVTQALAGTLDGVQRALDLGFTVTSDFGIGVYNSQTLKELKRLGVSAATASFELKLPQIRDLSKAIPLEAIVYGRLPLMIMENCIIHNHTGQHSCTGVNQLTDRRGEKFPVVKAWGCRNEILNGKTLFLADKAADYQRLGLWAVRLMFTTEKPEQCVQVLERYRGQGRYKPFDFTRGLYYRDVE from the coding sequence ATGCTGGAATTGCTGTCGCCCGCCGGCTCTATGGAGTCGGTGACTGCCGCAGTCCAGAACGGCGCAAACGCCGTCTATCTGGGCTACGGCGACTTTAACGCCCGCCGCAACGCGAAGAACTTTACCCGGGAGGAAGTTGCGGCGGCGGTTTCTTATTGTCATACCCGGGGAACCAAAGTGCATCTCACCTTAAACACCCTGCTCACCGACCGGGAACTGCCCGCCGCCGCCCAGGTGGCCGGGGAGATCAACGAGATGGGAGTGGACGCCGTCATCGTCCAGGACCTGGGCGTGGCCCGGATGCTCCACCAGGTGGCGCCTCAGCTCGCCCTGCACGCCTCCACTCAGATGACCGTACACAGTCTGGACGGTGTGAAGGAGTGCGCCAAGCTGGGCTTTACCCGGGCGGTCCTCTCCCGGGAACTGAGCCGGGATCAGATCCGCTACATCTGCCAGAACTCTCCCATTGAGATCGAGACCTTTGCCCACGGCGCCCTGTGCATGTGCTATTCGGGACAGTGCTACCTGTCCTCCGTCATCGGCGGCCGCAGCGGCAACCGCGGCCTGTGCGCTCAGCCCTGCCGCCTCAAATACGGCTGGGGCAACCGTGCCAACGAGTACCCCCTGTCCCTCAAGGACATGTCTCTGGCCGACTATCTCCAGGAGCTGGAGGAGATGGGGGTATGCTGTCTCAAGATTGAGGGACGTATGAAGCGTCCGGAGTACGTGGCCATCGTCACCGGCATCTATGCCCGGGCCATCCGGGAGGGCCGCTCTCCCACCCCCGAGGAGCTGGAGCAGCTGGAGGCCGCCTTCTCCCGCCAGGGCTTTACCCAGGGGTACTATCTGGACAAGAAGGGCCCCGATATGTTCGGCGTGCGCCAGGAGAGCGAGCCTCCCCGGGAGCTGTACGCCCAGGCCCGCACCACCTATGAAAGCGGAGAGAACCGCAAGGAGCTCATCCGCATGTACGCCATGATCCGCACCGGCGAACCTGCCCAGGTAGCCGCCCAGGACCTGCTGGGCAACGTGGCCCGGGTGGAGGGCGCCGTCCCTGAGGCAGCCGTCAACGTCCCCCTCACCGCCGAGAAGGTGGAGGGACAGCTCAAGCGCACCGGCGGCACTCCCTACGAGTGCGAGAAGGTCACCGCCTATGTGGATGAGGGGCTCAGCCTGCCCCTGTCCGCCCTCAATGCTCTGCGCCGCCAGGCCCTGGAGGAGCTCAGCCGCCAGCGTGGTCTGCCTCCCCAGCGGGAGAAGGGGGAATTCCACCCCGGCGTGCGCTATGAAAACCCCAAGGGCGCGCCTCAGATCACCCTGTCGGTGCGCAGCGCCCAGCAGATCACCCCTGCCCTGCTGGCTCTGCAGCCCGCCCGCATCTACCTTCCCAGCGACGAGGGAGCCGCTTGCCCCGACGCCATCCGCGCCTGCCAGCAGGCCGGCGTGGAGGTGGCCGTCCTGCTGCCCCGCATCTGCTGGGACCGGGAAAAGAACAAGCTGGAGCAGGAGCTGAAGGTATTCCAGGACCTGGGCGTCACCCAGGCTCTGGCCGGTACTCTGGACGGGGTGCAGCGGGCGCTGGATCTGGGCTTCACTGTGACCAGCGACTTTGGCATCGGCGTCTACAACAGCCAGACCCTCAAGGAGCTTAAGCGCCTGGGGGTGTCGGCGGCCACCGCCTCCTTTGAGCTGAAGCTGCCCCAAATCCGGGACCTGTCCAAGGCCATCCCCTTGGAGGCCATTGTCTACGGACGGCTGCCCCTGATGATTATGGAAAACTGCATCATCCACAACCACACCGGACAGCATAGCTGCACCGGGGTCAATCAGCTCACCGACCGCCGGGGCGAGAAGTTCCCTGTGGTCAAGGCCTGGGGCTGCCGGAACGAAATTTTGAACGGCAAGACCCTGTTTTTGGCCGACAAGGCCGCCGACTACCAGCGGCTGGGCCTGTGGGCGGTGCGGCTGATGTTTACCACCGAGAAGCCGGAGCAGTGCGTCCAGGTGCTGGAGCGTTACCGCGGCCAGGGCCGCTACAAGCCCTTCGACTTTACCCGCGGCCTCTACTACCGCGATGTAGAGTGA
- the dut gene encoding dUTP diphosphatase: MNLKVKALSPKIGKEIPAPFYASAGAAAMDLHACVDEPVTIPAGGRAVIPTGIAIALPSAQYVALVFARSGLGIKHGVAPANCVGVIDSDYRGEIMVGLQNSGESDYTIQPADRIAQLMITPVVQAQVELVDELDDTDRGAGGFGSTGR; the protein is encoded by the coding sequence ATGAACCTGAAAGTCAAAGCCCTCTCCCCCAAAATCGGCAAGGAGATCCCCGCCCCCTTCTACGCCAGCGCCGGCGCTGCCGCCATGGACCTGCACGCCTGCGTGGACGAGCCTGTCACCATCCCCGCCGGCGGCCGGGCCGTCATCCCCACCGGCATCGCCATCGCCCTGCCCTCGGCCCAGTATGTGGCCCTGGTCTTTGCCCGCAGCGGCTTGGGCATTAAGCACGGCGTGGCTCCCGCCAACTGCGTGGGTGTCATCGACAGCGATTACAGAGGTGAAATCATGGTGGGTCTTCAAAACTCTGGGGAATCGGATTATACCATCCAGCCCGCTGACCGCATCGCCCAGCTGATGATCACCCCCGTGGTTCAGGCTCAGGTGGAGCTGGTGGACGAGCTGGACGACACCGACCGGGGCGCCGGCGGCTTCGGCTCCACCGGCCGGTAA